A part of Actinobaculum sp. 313 genomic DNA contains:
- a CDS encoding ribonuclease P protein component, protein MRRSVEFVQAMRGARGRTKRLVVSIYTPSTQDVISAGSSADLHPVKVGFVVPKSVGNSVLRHRLSRQLRHILRDRLPQFTAGELVAVRALPAARGVTSQELAADVDEGIRRARNKAERASSSTCGRQQPGALTTNAESGAQRTDEVGVVAEGQGGQP, encoded by the coding sequence ATGCGACGATCGGTTGAGTTTGTTCAGGCCATGCGTGGTGCGCGTGGCAGGACGAAGCGGCTCGTCGTATCGATCTACACTCCATCTACTCAAGACGTAATTTCGGCGGGAAGCTCAGCCGACCTCCACCCCGTGAAGGTCGGCTTTGTCGTACCTAAAAGCGTTGGTAACTCCGTGCTTCGGCATCGTCTCTCCCGCCAGTTGCGGCATATTCTGCGAGATCGGTTGCCACAATTCACGGCGGGTGAATTGGTAGCCGTTCGCGCGCTGCCTGCAGCACGTGGCGTGACATCACAAGAGCTTGCCGCAGATGTGGATGAAGGGATCCGTCGAGCGCGAAACAAGGCGGAACGAGCATCTAGTTCGACCTGTGGTCGGCAACAGCCTGGTGCCCTCACCACTAATGCGGAATCCGGTGCACAGCGAACTGACGAAGTCGGCGTCGTAGCGGAAGGTCAAGGAGGACAGCCGTGA
- the rsmG gene encoding 16S rRNA (guanine(527)-N(7))-methyltransferase RsmG yields the protein MNEESELLGFEPAPLGGAEHFGLAWDQLLGYASLLEREGERQGLIGPREGQRLWTRHILNSTAILEYVPKNARVIDVGSGAGFPGIVLAVLRPDTGVTLVESMERRCTWLSLVARELQLANVKVAHARSEELHGKMIADVVTARAVAALKKLLPMTMPLVKRGGSLVALKGARIEEEIAASDRELRRARAQWVDVHLVTPFGCDEATRVVEVRKQA from the coding sequence ATGAATGAAGAGAGCGAGTTGTTGGGTTTCGAACCGGCACCCCTCGGGGGTGCGGAGCACTTCGGCCTAGCGTGGGATCAACTGTTGGGGTACGCGAGCCTTTTGGAACGCGAAGGTGAACGGCAAGGTCTTATCGGACCGCGTGAGGGTCAACGCTTATGGACCCGGCACATACTCAACTCGACCGCGATCCTCGAGTATGTACCCAAGAACGCGCGGGTCATCGATGTTGGTTCGGGGGCAGGATTCCCTGGAATCGTGCTGGCAGTGCTCCGACCTGATACCGGTGTTACCCTCGTGGAATCCATGGAGCGGCGGTGCACTTGGCTAAGCCTGGTGGCGAGAGAGCTACAACTTGCCAATGTCAAAGTCGCACATGCACGTTCAGAGGAACTGCACGGCAAGATGATTGCGGATGTGGTTACAGCGCGGGCGGTTGCTGCACTGAAGAAACTCTTGCCGATGACGATGCCGCTGGTAAAGCGTGGGGGTTCATTGGTAGCTCTTAAAGGTGCGCGGATCGAGGAGGAGATCGCGGCCTCGGATCGGGAGTTGCGACGCGCACGTGCACAGTGGGTGGATGTACATCTTGTAACGCCCTTCGGGTGTGATGAGGCGACAAGGGTCGTCGAGGTCCGTAAGCAGGCTTAG
- the yidD gene encoding membrane protein insertion efficiency factor YidD translates to MINPVTCALLAAIRWYQRTISAALPATCRYAPSCSQYAYGALRIHGVVKGTLLSVWRILRCNPWSKGGVDRVPARGKWPSAPLDHSELMALYAQEDHELMISSGQRGQGDEE, encoded by the coding sequence GTGATAAATCCGGTGACATGCGCCCTCCTCGCGGCAATCCGTTGGTACCAGAGGACAATTTCGGCGGCGCTACCGGCAACTTGCCGCTATGCACCGAGTTGCTCCCAGTACGCTTATGGCGCGCTTCGAATTCATGGGGTGGTCAAAGGTACACTTCTCAGTGTCTGGAGAATCTTGCGCTGCAATCCGTGGAGTAAAGGTGGTGTTGATCGGGTACCGGCTCGGGGAAAATGGCCGTCGGCTCCGCTCGACCACTCCGAACTCATGGCGTTGTACGCGCAGGAAGATCACGAACTGATGATCTCATCAGGCCAACGCGGCCAGGGCGATGAGGAATAA
- the yidC gene encoding membrane protein insertase YidC, with the protein MDTILHPIMWLVAWVMYGIHQGLTAIGMDAGAGPAWVLSIIGLTIVVRLIVLPLYNRQIRASRQTQILQPEIQKIQKKYKGKKDRLSQQRQQEEMQALYRKHGTSPFASCLPMLVQMPILFSLYRVLYAFPSIASGNRGALGPIDTNIAAEFENSTVFGAPLSASFSQPGADPSLSLRVRIIAALFVLLLSLTMFFTQKQLTMKNMPESSMDRSNPAYQMQKYMLYGMPAIYLVTGVAFQIGVLVYWVAGNFWNMGQQAWFIRNNPTPGSKAYKERQERLRQRRIAKGLPPEEDSEAASEVRSVGQRQQPVGKSRAKKAAAKATPKEQVDRTASAQAAMAGDVDANEATASNEGEHEVRGKDGLTDAERARKRYERRQAERQRSRAKQQQRKKKQQQNQKKRNF; encoded by the coding sequence GTGGATACTATCCTTCACCCGATCATGTGGTTGGTCGCATGGGTTATGTACGGCATTCATCAAGGACTGACCGCCATCGGTATGGATGCTGGTGCCGGACCGGCCTGGGTGCTGTCGATTATCGGCTTGACTATTGTTGTCCGATTGATAGTGCTGCCCCTGTACAACCGGCAGATCCGAGCCTCGCGCCAAACTCAGATCCTTCAGCCCGAGATCCAGAAGATTCAGAAGAAGTACAAGGGAAAAAAGGATCGTCTTTCGCAGCAACGGCAGCAGGAAGAGATGCAGGCGCTGTACCGCAAGCACGGTACATCTCCATTTGCTTCGTGCCTGCCGATGCTAGTACAGATGCCGATTCTCTTCTCGTTGTACCGGGTGCTCTACGCTTTCCCGAGTATCGCCTCCGGTAATCGCGGCGCACTGGGTCCGATAGACACGAACATTGCGGCTGAGTTCGAGAACTCAACGGTTTTCGGAGCGCCACTTTCGGCGTCTTTCTCCCAGCCAGGAGCCGATCCTTCCTTGAGCCTACGGGTGCGAATCATTGCGGCACTGTTTGTTCTACTGCTCAGTTTGACGATGTTCTTTACACAAAAGCAGCTGACGATGAAGAACATGCCGGAGTCATCGATGGATCGGTCCAACCCGGCGTATCAGATGCAGAAGTACATGCTCTACGGTATGCCGGCTATCTATTTGGTGACCGGCGTGGCCTTCCAAATCGGCGTGCTTGTGTACTGGGTGGCAGGAAACTTCTGGAACATGGGCCAGCAGGCGTGGTTCATCCGGAACAATCCGACTCCAGGTTCCAAGGCGTACAAGGAACGCCAGGAGCGGCTGCGTCAGCGCCGCATTGCCAAGGGATTGCCTCCGGAAGAAGATAGTGAGGCCGCCAGTGAAGTGCGCTCCGTCGGCCAGCGCCAACAGCCGGTTGGAAAGAGTCGTGCGAAGAAAGCGGCTGCTAAGGCAACTCCGAAGGAGCAAGTGGATAGAACTGCGAGTGCTCAGGCAGCGATGGCAGGCGACGTCGACGCGAACGAGGCGACCGCGAGTAACGAGGGAGAGCATGAGGTCCGCGGTAAGGATGGTTTGACGGATGCCGAACGCGCTCGGAAACGCTACGAGCGTCGGCAGGCGGAACGGCAGCGTTCGCGGGCCAAGCAGCAACAGCGTAAGAAGAAGCAGCAGCAGAATCAGAAGAAGAGGAATTTCTAG
- a CDS encoding R3H domain-containing nucleic acid-binding protein, translating into MSETLDNSDLLKKLDEEGDFAADYLEELLDIADLDGDIEIAVEADRASLAIVTDGKEDRRLRRLVGQDGEVLDALQELTRLAVQSQTGERSRLMLDILGFRENRRNEIAKIARKAVARVTDTGKTVSLEPMNPFERKVVHDIVAQSGLYSDSEGVGNARHVIISLEEIVTEEDFDDEE; encoded by the coding sequence ATGAGCGAAACACTCGATAATAGCGATCTCTTGAAGAAGCTAGATGAGGAAGGTGACTTCGCGGCAGATTATCTAGAAGAACTGCTCGACATCGCTGACCTCGACGGCGATATTGAGATTGCAGTTGAAGCGGATCGCGCGTCTTTGGCCATTGTGACCGATGGTAAGGAAGACCGTCGGTTGCGACGGCTTGTCGGGCAGGACGGCGAAGTGCTTGATGCACTACAAGAACTGACACGTCTTGCCGTGCAGAGCCAGACCGGCGAACGAAGCCGACTCATGCTGGACATTCTCGGCTTCCGTGAGAACCGTCGCAATGAGATTGCGAAGATCGCCCGCAAGGCGGTGGCTCGTGTTACCGATACCGGGAAGACCGTTTCGCTCGAGCCGATGAATCCCTTCGAGCGCAAGGTGGTACACGATATCGTGGCGCAGTCCGGTCTGTATTCGGATTCTGAAGGCGTCGGCAATGCGCGGCACGTGATTATCAGCCTCGAAGAAATCGTAACGGAAGAGGATTTCGACGACGAGGAGTAA
- the rpmH gene encoding 50S ribosomal protein L34, which produces MTKRTYQPNNRHRARVHGFRKRMSTRAGRAVIAARRRKGRAKLSA; this is translated from the coding sequence GTGACCAAGCGGACTTATCAGCCGAATAATCGTCACCGCGCCCGAGTGCACGGCTTCCGCAAGCGCATGAGCACGCGGGCTGGCCGGGCCGTTATCGCTGCTCGTCGCCGTAAGGGCCGCGCAAAGCTTTCAGCGTGA